The Malus domestica chromosome 06, GDT2T_hap1 genome has a segment encoding these proteins:
- the LOC103437811 gene encoding HVA22-like protein a: protein MGSGTGSFLKVLLRNFDVLAGPVVSLVYPLYASIRAIETQSPADDRQWLTYWILYSMITLFELTFAKVIEWIPIWSYAKLIATFWLVLPYTSGAAYVYEHYIRPFFLNPHKVNIWYVPRKKDVSGKANPGDIPAVVEQYIAENGIEAFEKIIHRADNNQRGIRLR from the exons ATGGGATCTGGCACTGGTAGCTTCCTCAAAGTGCTTCTCAGGAACTTCGACGTTCTTGCTGG GCCTGTGGTTAGCCTTGTTTATCCACT ATACGCATCGATTCGAGCGATAGAGACGCAGTCTCCGGCCGACGATCGCCAATGGCTGACTTACTGGATTCTGTATTCTATGATCACTCTGTTTGAACTCACCTTCGCCAAAGTCATTGAGTG GATTCCAATCTGGTCTTACGCGAAGCTGATTGCGACTTTCTGGTTGGTCCTCCCATACACGAGTGGCGCTGCGTATGTTTATGAACATTATATCCGACCTTTCTTTCTCAACCCACATAAAGTTAACATTTGGTATGTTCCGAGGAAGAAGGATGTATCGGGCAAGGCAAACCCAGGCGACATTCCGGCTGTTGTGGAGCAATACATTGCAGAGAATGGGATTGAAGCATTCGAGAAGATCATCCACAGG GCTGATAACAACCAGAGGGGCATCCGTCTTCGATGA